The following are encoded together in the Planococcus antarcticus DSM 14505 genome:
- a CDS encoding DUF2922 domain-containing protein produces the protein MAKTLELIFTTTTGKDVTLTVDEPRADVTDAELLAGMQAIITQDVFEVEGSSLSTVKGARIVERNIVEYEV, from the coding sequence ATGGCAAAAACATTGGAATTGATTTTCACGACCACTACAGGAAAAGATGTCACATTGACCGTGGACGAACCACGCGCGGATGTCACAGATGCGGAATTGCTGGCAGGGATGCAGGCAATCATCACGCAGGATGTCTTCGAAGTGGAAGGTTCATCACTCAGCACTGTCAAAGGTGCACGGATTGTCGAACGGAATATTGTGGAGTACGAAGTATAA
- a CDS encoding YvrJ family protein, whose product MAEWMQWIQELGFPIFVSFYLMHRVETKLVAIHDALITLKLS is encoded by the coding sequence ATGGCAGAGTGGATGCAATGGATTCAGGAACTTGGTTTCCCCATTTTTGTGTCTTTTTATTTGATGCATCGCGTGGAGACGAAATTAGTCGCCATTCATGACGCACTCATTACATTAAAGCTGTCCTAA
- a CDS encoding SCO family protein, translating to MRFISFSVLLSLVLFLGACGSSTIEEFSYTDHRGDSVSLKDLKGTPWLATFVFTNCETVCLPMTFNLSGIQEELEAEGLDEYKIVAFSVDPNVDTPETMQEYLAQYSVPDESNWHLLTGYEQSEISEFAKDNFNSFVRNDPKSDQVIHGTAFYLVDQNGVVVNNYDGFENVPVEDIKNDLRELIEEK from the coding sequence ATGCGATTTATTTCTTTTTCAGTTTTGCTGAGCCTGGTTCTGTTTTTAGGGGCATGTGGCAGTTCTACAATTGAGGAATTTTCTTATACAGATCATCGGGGAGACTCGGTGTCTTTAAAAGATTTAAAAGGTACGCCTTGGCTGGCAACTTTTGTTTTTACGAACTGTGAAACGGTGTGCCTGCCGATGACATTCAATTTGAGCGGAATCCAAGAAGAGCTCGAAGCGGAAGGGTTAGACGAATACAAAATTGTGGCATTCAGTGTAGACCCAAATGTTGATACACCGGAAACCATGCAGGAATATTTGGCGCAATATTCGGTTCCAGATGAATCCAACTGGCATTTGCTTACGGGTTATGAGCAATCGGAGATATCGGAGTTTGCGAAAGATAATTTTAATTCTTTTGTGCGAAATGATCCCAAAAGCGATCAAGTCATACATGGTACAGCTTTCTACTTGGTAGACCAGAATGGAGTTGTCGTCAATAATTACGACGGCTTTGAGAATGTGCCAGTGGAAGATATTAAGAACGATTTGCGCGAATTAATTGAAGAAAAGTAA
- a CDS encoding DUF2621 family protein, with protein sequence MELSGWFLWFILFWVVVLVGLFAIGGYFMFRKFLKSMPKEDGLSDLNWEEYYVDKTIHLWGDEEKAMLNELVQPVPDLFRPVAKQKIAGRIGQVLLEEKVKKMKLEHIIRGYILATPKRDHKFLRKKLAEMEIDVRPYERYFEQ encoded by the coding sequence ATGGAACTGAGTGGCTGGTTTTTGTGGTTTATCCTATTTTGGGTAGTCGTGCTGGTGGGGCTTTTCGCAATTGGTGGATATTTCATGTTCAGAAAGTTCCTGAAGTCTATGCCGAAGGAAGATGGCCTTTCAGATTTGAACTGGGAAGAATATTACGTTGATAAAACCATCCATTTGTGGGGCGATGAAGAAAAGGCAATGTTAAATGAGTTAGTGCAGCCGGTTCCTGATTTATTCCGTCCTGTGGCAAAACAGAAAATTGCTGGCAGGATCGGGCAAGTCCTGCTTGAAGAAAAAGTCAAAAAGATGAAGCTGGAACACATCATTCGCGGTTATATTCTAGCAACTCCAAAACGCGACCATAAATTTTTAAGAAAAAAACTGGCTGAGATGGAAATCGATGTCCGTCCATACGAACGATACTTTGAACAGTAA
- a CDS encoding CcdC family protein, producing MFDQIPTEVYLVVTTIGAFAMGLLAMVIRSKSAKKPASVKKIILPPFFMSTGALMFIFPFFRVSSLQIFEALAVGILFSTVLIWTSRFEVRNGDIYLKQSKAFVFILFGLLLVRVIGKVVLSSSIDIGELGGMFWILAFGMLWPWRLSMLWQYKKIAAKDKSAIPT from the coding sequence ATGTTTGATCAAATCCCCACTGAAGTTTATTTGGTCGTCACAACTATTGGTGCGTTTGCAATGGGGTTACTGGCAATGGTTATTCGTTCGAAATCGGCTAAAAAACCGGCCTCGGTCAAGAAAATCATCCTGCCGCCGTTTTTTATGTCGACCGGTGCCCTGATGTTCATTTTCCCGTTTTTCCGTGTTTCATCTTTGCAGATTTTCGAAGCCCTAGCCGTCGGAATTCTTTTTTCAACTGTTTTAATCTGGACCTCCAGATTCGAAGTCCGTAATGGCGATATTTATTTGAAGCAATCGAAAGCATTTGTCTTTATCTTGTTTGGGCTGTTGCTAGTGCGTGTTATTGGCAAAGTAGTATTGAGTTCGAGCATAGATATCGGCGAATTGGGAGGTATGTTCTGGATCCTGGCTTTCGGTATGCTTTGGCCATGGCGGCTGTCCATGCTATGGCAATACAAAAAAATCGCAGCAAAGGATAAAAGCGCTATTCCCACTTAA
- a CDS encoding lytic transglycosylase domain-containing protein, which produces MKKKKIPKKYKRQLGCLILLVPAVIVAGTLGILLFMLFNSPSVMDTLKEAPSRIIELEVPEENIPLYKEAGEVYSIPWTLLAAHHRIETRFSTMDPLLSPVGAEGHLQFMPCTFVGWSHPTCSGKGQGEISEEDKTNLDVIAYYGGYGVDGNGDGIADPYNLTDSLYSAANYLSQNGAAEGDLESAIFQYNHSEEYVADVLHYYNLYEEEYN; this is translated from the coding sequence ATGAAAAAAAAGAAGATACCCAAAAAATATAAGCGTCAATTAGGCTGTCTGATCCTTTTAGTGCCGGCAGTAATTGTTGCTGGTACACTCGGCATCCTTCTCTTTATGCTATTCAATTCGCCCTCCGTGATGGATACGCTCAAGGAAGCACCAAGCCGAATAATTGAACTGGAAGTGCCGGAAGAAAACATTCCACTTTATAAAGAAGCGGGGGAGGTCTACAGCATTCCTTGGACTTTGCTTGCTGCCCATCACCGGATTGAAACCAGATTTTCGACTATGGATCCTTTGCTGTCCCCGGTTGGAGCAGAAGGGCACCTGCAATTTATGCCCTGCACATTTGTCGGATGGAGTCACCCCACTTGTTCTGGTAAAGGCCAAGGTGAGATTAGCGAAGAAGACAAGACAAATCTTGACGTAATTGCGTACTATGGCGGCTACGGAGTTGATGGGAACGGAGATGGTATAGCGGATCCTTATAATCTAACGGATTCCCTATACAGTGCAGCGAATTATTTGTCGCAGAATGGTGCAGCGGAAGGTGACCTGGAAAGCGCGATTTTCCAATATAACCACAGCGAAGAGTATGTAGCCGATGTCCTTCATTACTATAATCTATACGAAGAGGAATATAACTAA
- the mscL gene encoding large conductance mechanosensitive channel protein MscL, translated as MWENFKKFALKGNFLDLAVAVVIGTAFGKVVSALVEDIIMPVVGILVGGVSVENWSYTFNKVVLNYGLFIQAIIDFFIIAFSIFVVIRIFTKLKRKKDLPAEEEPEILLEIRDLLKKEKTGL; from the coding sequence ATGTGGGAGAATTTCAAAAAATTCGCCTTGAAAGGAAACTTCCTTGACCTTGCTGTGGCCGTTGTTATCGGTACAGCTTTTGGGAAAGTGGTTTCTGCTTTAGTTGAAGATATCATTATGCCAGTGGTCGGAATATTGGTAGGTGGAGTCAGCGTCGAGAATTGGAGTTATACCTTTAATAAAGTAGTTTTGAATTACGGTTTATTTATACAAGCGATTATCGACTTTTTCATCATTGCTTTCTCGATTTTTGTGGTTATCCGTATTTTCACCAAACTAAAACGCAAAAAAGATTTGCCTGCTGAAGAAGAACCGGAAATTCTGCTTGAAATCAGAGATCTTTTAAAAAAAGAAAAAACCGGTCTATGA
- a CDS encoding DUF1659 domain-containing protein, with protein sequence MAFSDFKSASIRCTYDNGLDANGKVKRKFKSYLNVKEASTADGIFETAAVLTNFGTKTLMDVEKQSAMTIYQ encoded by the coding sequence ATGGCCTTTAGTGATTTTAAAAGCGCCAGCATCCGCTGCACGTACGACAATGGCTTGGATGCAAACGGCAAAGTAAAGAGAAAGTTTAAATCGTACCTCAATGTTAAAGAAGCTTCAACCGCAGACGGCATCTTCGAAACGGCAGCTGTATTGACGAACTTCGGAACAAAAACGTTGATGGATGTTGAAAAACAATCTGCAATGACGATCTATCAGTAA